One window of Flavobacterium dauae genomic DNA carries:
- a CDS encoding diacylglycerol kinase family protein, producing MNQEKISFISGRIKSVTYAVKGFYLLITTEHSIITQLIISTAMCFVGLYFKISSVEWMFQILATGLVLTAEGLNTAIEKMCDYLQPNFDKKIGFIKDIAAGAVTFAALTAVIIGAIIYLPKIF from the coding sequence ATGAATCAAGAAAAAATATCTTTTATTTCGGGTAGAATAAAAAGCGTAACTTACGCTGTTAAAGGATTCTATCTGTTAATTACCACCGAACACAGCATTATTACCCAATTAATTATAAGTACAGCAATGTGCTTTGTTGGCTTGTATTTTAAGATAAGTTCTGTGGAGTGGATGTTTCAGATACTTGCAACAGGCTTGGTTTTAACCGCAGAAGGGTTAAATACTGCCATTGAAAAAATGTGTGATTATCTTCAACCTAATTTCGATAAAAAAATAGGATTTATAAAAGATATTGCAGCCGGTGCCGTTACCTTTGCTGCATTAACAGCCGTAATTATTGGTGCCATTATTTACTTACCAAAAATATTTTAG
- a CDS encoding sigma-70 family RNA polymerase sigma factor: MTELEVIKRVLNGEKKLYEIIVRRFNPYLYKVGRAYNYNHEDTQDLMQETFIDAYKSLIQFEGRANFKTWIVRIMLNNCYRKKEKLSFKNEIMQDVNDDSKPLFANTNNDTGKIIQNRELAHIIEDALGKIPLDYQMTFSLREINGMNVSETANLLNISEANVKTRLNRAKTMLRNEIEKKYSAQELFEFNLIYCDIIVENVMKKINEL; this comes from the coding sequence ATGACTGAATTAGAAGTTATCAAACGGGTTTTAAACGGAGAAAAAAAGCTTTATGAAATCATCGTCAGAAGATTCAATCCTTATTTGTATAAAGTTGGCAGGGCGTACAATTACAATCACGAAGACACACAAGATTTGATGCAGGAAACTTTTATTGATGCGTATAAAAGCTTGATTCAGTTTGAAGGACGTGCCAATTTTAAAACTTGGATTGTGCGGATTATGTTGAATAATTGCTACAGGAAGAAAGAGAAACTGAGCTTTAAAAATGAAATTATGCAAGATGTAAACGACGATTCAAAACCTTTGTTTGCTAACACAAACAATGATACAGGTAAAATAATTCAAAACCGCGAACTGGCACATATTATTGAAGATGCTTTGGGTAAAATCCCTTTAGATTATCAAATGACTTTTTCGTTACGAGAAATTAACGGAATGAATGTATCGGAAACGGCAAACCTGTTAAACATCAGCGAAGCAAATGTAAAAACACGGTTGAATCGGGCAAAAACAATGTTGAGAAATGAAATCGAAAAGAAATATTCTGCACAAGAATTGTTTGAATTTAATCTTATTTATTGTGATATCATTGTGGAAAACGTAATGAAAAAAATAAATGAACTCTAA
- the folE gene encoding GTP cyclohydrolase I FolE: protein MKQIINMKFNKPAINTPLNNDAFKLTDDEKITKIAEHFSKIMQILGLDLQDDSLSGTPKRVAKMFVKESFSGLNPENKPEITLFENKYGYKKMLIEKDITLYSNCEHHFVPIIGKVHVAYIPDKQVIGLSKINRLVQYCAKRPQVQERLTMQIAEALKEILQLNDVAVVIEADHLCVASRGIKDTNSKTVTVSYSGQFENEIVKKEFLSHIQK from the coding sequence ATGAAGCAAATAATCAATATGAAGTTCAATAAACCGGCAATAAATACGCCATTAAACAACGATGCTTTTAAGCTGACCGATGATGAAAAAATAACTAAAATAGCAGAACACTTCAGCAAAATTATGCAAATCCTCGGGCTTGATTTACAAGACGACAGTTTAAGCGGAACGCCAAAAAGAGTAGCAAAAATGTTTGTAAAAGAATCATTTAGCGGTTTAAATCCTGAAAATAAACCCGAAATAACCCTTTTCGAAAACAAATATGGTTACAAAAAAATGTTGATTGAAAAGGATATTACCTTGTATTCTAATTGTGAACATCATTTTGTGCCGATTATCGGAAAAGTTCACGTAGCTTATATTCCTGACAAGCAAGTTATTGGATTGTCAAAAATTAATCGGTTGGTACAATATTGCGCCAAACGCCCACAAGTGCAAGAACGCTTAACTATGCAAATTGCCGAGGCTTTAAAAGAAATTTTACAACTTAATGATGTTGCAGTTGTTATAGAGGCAGACCATTTGTGTGTAGCATCGCGAGGCATAAAAGATACAAATAGTAAAACAGTTACAGTAAGCTATTCGGGGCAATTTGAAAATGAAATTGTTAAAAAAGAATTTTTATCGCATATTCAAAAATAA